GCGTCGCCATAAACTTCAGCCTTGGCTAAGAATAGCAGTTGGATTAGGTGGAAATCAGGTTGCTGGAGCTGTAGATATTGCACGATTTCCCTGAGCGGCACTGGAATATGAGTGGGAGGCAAAAGGAGACAACAGGGGTCAGCACTGCGCTTTGGCTCAAAGACAAAAATCTTCTCTGAACTTTTAGAAGCTCCTGAATCTATCGAGCCCCAATAGAGTGCAGGTTGCTCTGTGCTGCAAATCACAGCTCCGACACGGCAGGCTGGAGAGATCCCTGAAGTCTTTGAAAGTGTAGATATCTTGCCTTGAGGGAACAGGTATAACATTTTGATAGTAGATACAATAAAAAGAGCACCATGTATGTATTGGCCCAGTTTATGCAGGCTAGTCGTTCACCCGGGGCTGTACTGGTAGAGCTTGACATGAGGTTAGAAGGTCAAGGGTTTGATTGATTTGTGCTTCAGATTGATGCCAGCagcggtgtttttttttttgtctcctgCAAGACTGAAAAGAGTTGAGGGCAGTTTCCTATTGAAACCACGTGCCTTGCACTATTCATCCCTTACTTTAGGGAAATATAGACGGGAGCTGGTTTTTAAACCTATGCACATCCTTTTTGACAGCTGTGCAGTTACCAGAAAGGACGTGTTGCACTGTGGGATATGTTTAACCAGGTAGATCATACAGACCAGCCTTCTTACCAAACAATATCCGAGAACTGGAGGAGTGGAAGCCATTGTAAGAGGTGCAGATGTCCTGCTTTGCCAGACGGTTCTCACCGTATCTCTAGAGTATTAggttaaatgtttgtttaaataACCTCTGCTTGAATTATGGATCTCTGCaaatatttgtaatttgatgTCATGTCCGGTACTGACCTGGAGGTTTAGATGAGACCCAGGTGTGTTTGCTGAAGGTACTGGGCCGGTCTCACGAATAGCCCCATGGCCAGGGGTGATTCCCAGTTCTGTGCTAAAGAAACATGGCATCTGTTTCTATTACATATATGCTGCTGATGCTAAGGGCTGAGGGAGAAACTATTGAAAGGTGATCAGGAGGTTAATGTGATTTCAGGTGTTATCGGTCCAAACTGGAATACCATAAGGGCCTGGCCTGacaagcctggggggggggcaattccACCTCTATCTCCCCCCACCAAAtagaaatatatgaatataaatgCCTAATTTTATTGCAAAGTTATCGTTTAGCTATTTCCAATTATGGCCATGATTGGTCAGTCTCGTGCAGATTGTAGGATCGGAGCAACCATTTCAACAGTTTCTTTGTTCAGTCATTGCACCATATGCAAATAACAAATGGCCCCACTCAGTCTTAATTGTGATGGCTTTCAAGCTGCCGGTTTCTTGTAGACACTGATTTCTCTGCGGGTTGCCTACAAAGTAGCTACAGAATGTTAAGTAGCATCTCATTTTCGCTGGTATCATGGTCATTTGTTGCAAGATAACCACGCTAAACAAATACAGCAGAAGCAGTTGCTCATCAGACTGCAGCCTGTCATCCACACTGACATGAAACAGATGTATAATTTGTCAATGTGTAGTCCAGCCATTGCTGCAGGGGTGGACATGTTTTTGAGAGTGTGGGCACTGCCTTGTGTGCTTCCGTGTTTAAGAATGGCAGCCCAGCGCCAACCTCTTAAagaaattattatttctgtttccAAAAACCCAAAGATCCAGATGCAAGTGGGGCTGAAGCGAGAATTATGGTAAACTGAAGAGACTCTTGTCCTTGTACTGCTGGAACTATGGCCTGACTGTGAACACAGGGTCTAGTTAACCTATTACTCTGCCTTCGGTGGACAGGACATGCGCTTTTCTGCCTTGATGTAATGCTGCCAATACAGGGAATTTTCTGCATATTCTAAGATCGCACAGCTCCAATTTTGTCTCTTCAGAATCACAGACACATCAGGAAGTAAATAACTTTTCAATGCAAATAAATCTTGAATGTGTTTTTGCGCTTTGCTATTTATAAGTCAAGTATGTAGCAGTTTAAAAATACCTGTAATATATACTGCTCTTCTGAGGTAATGTTTGTCACGATCATTTAACATTAAATCTGGGTTTATTTGCCCGTTGTATTTCTGTTACTTCCTAGCGTTTAGTACTAGATAGCAATGCTCCGTGGAGTGGTACCTGCTGGCGCGTCTGGTTACACCGGGAAATGCGGTTGAGATTGAAGGCAGTTGTCAGACAGCACCAGAAACTGTAAGATAATCCCCAAAAAACAATGCGGGCTGGTTACGGCTGCAGGAGGGCTGCTTGTGACCCCTGCTGGAGACAGTCCCTCCGTCCTGCCCCGATCTCTGCTGAATGGAGCCGACAGCCATGATTAAGGGTTGCTGTGTACTTTTCCTCTCCCCGtataacgggggggggggcagtgacgTCTGACTGCAGTGCTGTCCTCAGCCCCTGCTGCCCTTGTCTGTGTAATTCAATGGCGTAGTGAACGTGGAGATCAGGGGCCCCCAGGTCTGAATCTGTGCTCAGATTCTCCACTAATATCCATATTGGCGGAGCCTAGTTGTGTAAAGGAAATCACTTGGTTAAAATATCAGTATACAATGATCTCAAAGCACCAGCTTGTGGGATCCTGGTATTTTCTTTTCTAGCGGAATCATACTGTATAATGTGCCAATGCCCTAAGGTGCTATATCCAGCCAGCACACATTGCCGGAAATGGGTGAAATTTCTCATTGCTGCTGTAGCTGGTGTTTATCAGACTTGCTGGATGGCTGGAAATGCTGCTTGGCTACTCGCCAGTGCTTGTCTATGTGTGCACTAAGTGACAATGCCCATAGTTCCCCTGCTTTGACTAATGAGCCCTTCTGCTCCCGCAGGTCCTGTAGTCTATGTCCTTGATCTGGCCGACCGCCTCATCTCGAAAGCGTGCCCCTTTGCCGCAGCTGGGATCATGGTGGGCTCCATTTACTGGACCGCAGTCACTTACGGTGCTGTAACAGTCATGCAGGTCAGAACCAAGTGCTGTTGTTCCATCAAATAGTCGATCGACCTCCGTCACTTAAGCTGAAGTGAGCCCGATGCGTCCGTGATGACATGTCCAACGCCGTGACCTCATTGCCCAGGTGGTGGGCCACAAGGAGGGCCTGGACGTCATGGAGCGGGCTGACCCCCTCTTCCTTCTCATCGGCCTGCCCACCATCCCGGTCATGCTCATCCTGGGCAAGATGATTCGCTGGGAGGATTACGTGCTGCGGCTGTGGCGCAAGTACTCCACCAAGCTGCAGATCCTCAACAGCATCTTTCCCGGTGGGTCGTCAGCCCTCCCCAGCTCCTGACTTCCGCACAACCCAGCAGTACACATCTCAGACCTGGGGTGACTTCCAAGCTCTGTAGAACCAAGTTATTTAAAACTTTGGCCGGAACTTGATTTGAAACTTGAAGTCCTACTTAAACTAAAGGCCCAGCCTTAACTGGACTGGCCCGTCCTTGGCATATTATCAGTAACTTGTTTTTAAGAGATTGTCTTTGGAAAAACCGGAAATTTGGCCTAGATTTTCTGAAGACGCATCTTGGAAGAGAACGTGCTTTATAAATGGCAAGTCTATTTGGGTGTGTCACCTAAGCAGTTAATATATGAAATGTTAAGGGGAGACAAAGGTGAGAATCAAGCAAATATTACTGAAGAATAAGATTTGCCCTGATATAGGTGATCACAGAGTCTGTAGTAGAGTCTGATCACattactgaaaaatgtttttcaagCCAGAAATACATTATCTTGAAGTATTTAGAGggtttttttccttaaatgcaCAGAGGTTCTTTGCTGcctggttggtcctgcctctgCCAGCCCTGTGGCCATTTTTTCCACTGACTTCATCAATAAGCAAGGGGATTGATGTTGGAGAAACCGGATCCAGGTCTTGGTTGGAACCTGTTTTAAACTCATGACCTTTCTGAGCACAAGCTCAGCTTGCTGGCCCCGGGAGTTTGAGGCTAGCCGTGTTTTCTGctgcgatgggggggggggggggaaggcccATCTGACTTGCGGATTAGGTCGGGTTACTGCAGCGCATGCATGCGGAAACAGGCACACATGCATTCATCTTTGTGGGAACTTCCCATTGACCTTTAAGGCAATGAATGGCTTTAAAAAAAGTTTCATGAGTTAAAACAAAGCCCTCAGTTTGAACTCGTACTCTTAAATGCCTTAATTTTTCACAAACGTTAACTTCGTGTTTGTATTGCAAAAATAGCAAAACCATCATTTGATCATGTTTTTTAACCCATTTTATTGTGGCGACATCCTAAAGTTCCGTCCTGTATCCCTGCAGGGATTGGCTGCCCCGTGCCTCGCATCCCAGCCGAAGCGAGCCCCCTGGCCGACCACGTGTCGGCCACGCGTATCCTGTGCGGTGCACTTGTCTTTCCCACCATCGCTACCATTGTGGGCAAGCTCATGTTCAGCAGTGTCAATTCCAATCTACAGAGGACCATTCTGGTAGGTTGAAATGTTCTCAGTCACAGGAAGTACACTGAGTTCTTCACTCCATTATATGCCATTTGTCGGCTAATTCATCTACAGAAATCCATGATGATTTTATGCCTGGCGAATGTCACTGGGCGACAGTACAGTTAACTGCGTCTTTGTAAAGGGGGTTTAGTGCTGATTTTACCCTGATGCTTTATTTGACATTAGCATTTTCCCTTATTTGTTGGCATGCTAAGTACACACACCAAGTCGATAGCCCTTTCAAGGTCAAAATGACAGGTGAAGTGCTTAGTCATACTGTGTCATCGAGTTGTAATTCTCTCCGAGAGCATGACACGGTGGCTCGGTCTTgcccatttttaaatattacccATGATGTAAAACGCTTCATTTTGCGCCCCTGGAGACGAGTGAGAGTGATGATTGATTGGCTGCCCATCTGCCGCCTCCCCAGGGTGGCATAGCGTTCGTGGCCATCAAAGGGGCGTTCAAGGTGTACTTCAAGCAGCAGCAGTACCTGCGGCAGGCCCACCGCAAGATTCTCAACTTTCCTGAGCAAGAGGAGCCCTAGTGGGAGCTGGATGAGCTGGGTGCAGACTGGCCCAGCTGTACAGACTGCTGATCAGGAACGGCCCATCCATCCGCTGGTCCAGTGTCTCATCTATGGAATTGCTGTATGCTGCTGGTACCTTTATGTATAAGATCATTATGagtgcattttaaaaacaatatcGGGGCTCAAAAGACACACAATTTGGGAGACTTTTCTTTTTCCTATGAATGTGACTGCTGGAATTGTTGGTGCTGCATTTGAAAAGCCCGACACCAACTGTTATGTAAGATTTCCTTTTAAACTACATAACCAGCACATGTAGTATTTTTTAAAGTTAGCTGGATGGAATGTGTCATAGTTGGGGATAATTTTATTCtaaaattttatgtttttgtggtGGTCTGAGCTTTGGAGATGGATTATGCCATCTGTTGGTATGTGTCCAAAACATTTAAGGAACATTTAGTGAATTATTCTGGATCGTCGTCTCTCAGTGGTAAAATGTAAACTTCTTTTGGTAGTTCTCATGTTTAAAATTGTTTTGGTCATTTAGTGTGATGCAAAGCACCTGCTCAAATAACCGACCGGACAGAGAAGTCATTGCTGGATAGTTGGGTGATGCTTGGAGGTGAAGAACAGCACAAAAACGGCCCCCATTCTGGACTTTATTCTTCATTAGCTGAGCCCCAGACTTCACGCGTGACTGGATTAACAATAGTCAAGCCATGTGACAGTACTGACAGTACTTTGTTAGTGTAGACACCCCATATATAGCAGTAAGTCCGTGGCACTGCAAACAAATTTTGGCCTtttaattttggttttgttAAACCACTCTCCACTGAAGTTTTGCAATATTTATACATAACTCACACGTAACACTAGGTTAAATGAAATGTTAGTATTTGTTTCCTTaaggtgtttttttattttctttgattTTGTATACAGTACATTTTTGCACATGCCTTGAAGTGTTAAAATCGATCATTGTTTTGCAGCCACCAGTCGTTGTTACAGAGATTGTGGTTGTTCTATGATGGACACTCTGTGATGGTAAAACACTGGAGCCAAGAACTCCACTCCCAGGATTCTGCAACACAGTGCTTAGTCATGTGCTTCAGCCCAGCAGTTTCATGGGATGAACCACTTGGACTTTTATTGCCATATGAAAGGACGTTACCACATAGAAATGGGGTAACATGCCGTACCCATCTGCCAATAGGTCTTTGCCGTTTTAGGCTGGCTTTTAGCTCCGCGGACATTTAGAACACTGAGGAGTGGAATATCCTGGGTCATTTCTGCATTTTTGTGTAGACGACTCAAATGGTGGCAACTATTCCAGTTGTTGACCATGAAGGTTCTGTGCATAACGTCCAATCTTCTCGTCTCCATTCCAGCTGGAGGGAACTACTGGTTAGTGTTCTCTCTATTCACATAGTCAAGTTTTGAGATTGAGCCAAATATCGAGGGAAATTACTCTTAATTTCCTAGTAGAAACATCAGTATACATGGTCAAAAATTTGTGAAAGAGAAATTAATTGAATGATCAAATGCTTTTCAGCGCATTATGCAACAGAGGCCATATTTATTAGTACTGTGCCTGACCGTAATTCAGCTGGAGCTTAATCTCGTAACCCCTTTGATACCACAAAGGAAGGCGCTTCATCGCAGGGCACTTTCTATTGGCTATGATGGTGGTCTGTAGGTGGGGTCCTGTCTTCTATGGCTCTGTCCCCCTGACACAAATGGTTGTGGGTTTAAGTTGGTGcagtggtttgttttttttagctcTGTAAACTGCATCCTTTTGTTTATACCAGCTCAGATGCGCTGAAGTTAGTTCATGCTCTTAAAAATTGTGGTACCCTTGCTATGTAATTGAAATGGTATTTCTCACTGCACAGGGATCTGCAAACATGAACTTGTTTTGTGACTTATGCCAAATGTGATATtgtaaaaacaaatgtattGATTGTACAGATTGCTTTTGAATTTATagtttttgtttaattgtgaataaatgtatttttc
The nucleotide sequence above comes from Paramormyrops kingsleyae isolate MSU_618 chromosome 3, PKINGS_0.4, whole genome shotgun sequence. Encoded proteins:
- the marchf5 gene encoding E3 ubiquitin-protein ligase MARCHF5 isoform X2 — protein: MDTRSCWVCFATDEDDRTAEWVRPCRCRGSTKWVHQSCLQRWVDEKQRGNSTARVACPQCNAEYLIVFPKLGRRGFIHGRDQLLKWGPVVYVLDLADRLISKACPFAAAGIMVGSIYWTAVTYGAVTVMQVVGHKEGLDVMERADPLFLLIGLPTIPVMLILGKMIRWEDYVLRLWRKYSTKLQILNSIFPGIGCPVPRIPAEASPLADHVSATRILCGALVFPTIATIVGKLMFSSVNSNLQRTILGGIAFVAIKGAFKVYFKQQQYLRQAHRKILNFPEQEEP
- the marchf5 gene encoding E3 ubiquitin-protein ligase MARCHF5 isoform X3, whose translation is MSDQSAVVMQQILDRSCWVCFATDEDDRTAEWVRPCRCRGSTKWVHQSCLQRWVDEKQRGNSTARVACPQCNAEYLIVFPKLGPVVYVLDLADRLISKACPFAAAGIMVGSIYWTAVTYGAVTVMQVVGHKEGLDVMERADPLFLLIGLPTIPVMLILGKMIRWEDYVLRLWRKYSTKLQILNSIFPGIGCPVPRIPAEASPLADHVSATRILCGALVFPTIATIVGKLMFSSVNSNLQRTILGGIAFVAIKGAFKVYFKQQQYLRQAHRKILNFPEQEEP
- the marchf5 gene encoding E3 ubiquitin-protein ligase MARCHF5 isoform X1; translation: MSDQSAVVMQQILDRSCWVCFATDEDDRTAEWVRPCRCRGSTKWVHQSCLQRWVDEKQRGNSTARVACPQCNAEYLIVFPKLGRRGFIHGRDQLLKWGPVVYVLDLADRLISKACPFAAAGIMVGSIYWTAVTYGAVTVMQVVGHKEGLDVMERADPLFLLIGLPTIPVMLILGKMIRWEDYVLRLWRKYSTKLQILNSIFPGIGCPVPRIPAEASPLADHVSATRILCGALVFPTIATIVGKLMFSSVNSNLQRTILGGIAFVAIKGAFKVYFKQQQYLRQAHRKILNFPEQEEP